One Scophthalmus maximus strain ysfricsl-2021 chromosome 7, ASM2237912v1, whole genome shotgun sequence genomic window, GTAGGaggatttatgaaaaaaacataacactaGTGACGGCAAGTCTTAATTGATGACCATAtcctctcgtgtgtgtgtgtgtgtgtgtgtgtgtgtgtgtgtgtctgtgtgtctgtctgtgtgtgtgtgtgtgtgtgtgtgtgtgtgtgtgtgtgtgtgtcactatgGGGCTGTGTGCTGCTcagtcctctgtctctctgggtTGTGGGTGCCACTGGCTCCGTGCCAGTCCTCTGTAGATGAAGATGTCCCTGGCCCAGCGAGTGCTCCTCTCCTGGATCTTTTCCCTGATCTTCCTCATCATGCTGGTGCTCAAGCTGGACTCCAAGATCCACTGGAACTGGTTCCTGATCTTCCTCCCAGTCTGGACCTTTGACACCGTGCTCATCCTGATGCTGATCGTGAAGATGGCGGGACGCTGCAAGCCCGACTTCGACCCCA contains:
- the tmem60 gene encoding transmembrane protein 60, coding for MKMSLAQRVLLSWIFSLIFLIMLVLKLDSKIHWNWFLIFLPVWTFDTVLILMLIVKMAGRCKPDFDPRDGEQSLKKRLWYLTALLLKLAFCVTLCAHLERHIDMWVSVVCVPLWVLLGGALVELGHSVFHYRRD